AATTGTCCGCGAGTATGAAAAGAGTAAAGTGACCCCCTTATGCCCCGAAATTCTCGGAGTGGATGCTTAGATTCAATTTCGGCCTCGTTCACAGGCATCCCAAAAAACGAGTTCACAGCAGCGACTTCCGATCCAAAGCTACTTATGCAAAGCAGGCGATGCCTATTGATTTCTGTGCTCTTAATTCAACATGGCAACAGGCCTATTTGCCACGAATCCGGGGCTTCCGTTGGTCACCCTAATGGATTGATGGTGCAGACCTCAATAAGAGTACCTGGCTTAAACTCTTTTTAGTAAACAGTCTGCGGCGAGAACTTTTCCTGAAATCATTGGCGATTAGAATGGAATGTGCTATCAGCGTATTCAGATGAGATGATTTCGATAACTGGAGCAAATAATGCGGTACTCGATTTTGGCAGTGCTGTTCATTTTAGTGGCAGAGCAAGCATTTGCAGCGACGTACCATGTGGCCGTTGATGGTAGCGATAACGCCACCGGCGCCTCAAACCAACCGTGGCAAACGCTTCAGCATGCGATTGAGTCCGTAAAAGGTGGTGACATAATCCTGCTGCACGAAGGTGACCATGCTGGTTTTTCTATTCGAAGCGGCAAGATAGACAACTTGTTTAATGACTGGGTAACGATTCGCTCGTTGAACGGGCACAAAGCTACCGTCGGTTACACTGACATCTATTTGCCTGCGAGCATTCTTGATAATGGCGACAGCGTCACGAATGCTTTTATTCAATTCGACGATTTAATCTTTCGAGATCGAATTCGTTCTTACGGGGCCAAAAGAGTGAAGATTTTAAATAGCAAAATCTTCCAGGAAGGCCCTAAGAACGATAATCCGCAGAACATCGTCAAACGGGGCATCGAAGTTACCGGCGCAGACTGCTTGATCGAAAATTGCGAAGTGACCGACTGTGCGATTGGCATCCAAGTACGTGGCTGGCGAAACGTGGTTAAGAATTGCCACATTCACGATGTTTTCCACGATGGACTTAGGGTTGTTGATTCTTGCGACACAGTTATCGATGGTTGCCTCATTTATCACTGCGACGATGGCTACAGCGACGGCGACATAAACTCCCCGGTGGGTATTGTTCACGCAGACTGTCTCCATGTTTTCATTTCTGGATCGGTGCATAAAACGACCAATGCGGTAAAGAACGTCACCATTCGCAACTGCCGTATGTACGGTACTGAAGGAGCAGCAATTCAAGTCAACAATCGGCGAGAACAGATCGTAGATGGCCTCTTGCTCGAAAACAATGTGATTGGCATGACCAACG
The DNA window shown above is from Bremerella cremea and carries:
- a CDS encoding right-handed parallel beta-helix repeat-containing protein, giving the protein MRYSILAVLFILVAEQAFAATYHVAVDGSDNATGASNQPWQTLQHAIESVKGGDIILLHEGDHAGFSIRSGKIDNLFNDWVTIRSLNGHKATVGYTDIYLPASILDNGDSVTNAFIQFDDLIFRDRIRSYGAKRVKILNSKIFQEGPKNDNPQNIVKRGIEVTGADCLIENCEVTDCAIGIQVRGWRNVVKNCHIHDVFHDGLRVVDSCDTVIDGCLIYHCDDGYSDGDINSPVGIVHADCLHVFISGSVHKTTNAVKNVTIRNCRMYGTEGAAIQVNNRREQIVDGLLLENNVIGMTNGGAINISEIHNCTIRHNTFRYFKGGYAWGRFDGVRKPANSNCTLICRPPGKNCVCYNNLFCRSTIETDTIGWSSHNNFFDSRNYAHWLKWQDGTSKAGNPKFTTNSWVDPELRPDSPAINFGVPAKLPLSINGVIRDITPDCGAWEIAK